CAAACTGGAATCAACTTCTTCCAGCAGGACATCTTTCCCTTTCCGGAAACGTACGAAGCTGTTTAATGTAGTCATATAAGTTTCAGCGGTACGGTGTTTGCCAATTTGATTTAACTCCTTGATAAGATGAAGAGTAAAGGATATGAAACCACTATGCTCTGTGGATGCACAATAAAGTTCTACCAAACTATCTGAAGTATAAGCAATGCCTGAACGCTCAAGACGGGTAATAATATTCTTCAGCCTTACACTATCCTCCAACAGAGAATTTTTCAAAGAAAGCAAATAATCTCTCCGACTTTCACTGGTTACCGAAGACAGAACAACCTCCGAATGTACCGCGTCCCATTCCGCAGGAAACAACTTGTATCCGGTATGTATTTGTCTTACTATACGCTTATGAATCACTTGATAGAAAAGTGTACCTTCTTTCGTAGCGACGGAAGATGCACGGAATTTTACTTTTACTGTTGCCATACAAAATTATTTCTCAAAACAAATATAACCAAACGTAAACTTATAGATATTGAATGATCCGAATAAAACGTTTTATCCGAATTTTACAATAACCACTCTCCATAATTCACATTCCACTATTTCTTCACTACAGAACATACAATTATCGAAATAACTTGCCGCTTTACCTTATTTTAATAACTAATTCTTATTTTTTACGCAATATGTAACACTATCAGCCCTTAAAACAACACCACTAAATGCAAAAATCCCTCAATAATCTACTGATTATCAAGGGATATCCATGTGACCCCGGTGCGATTCAAACGCACGACCTTCAGAACCGGAATCTGACGCTCTATTCACTAAGCTACGGGGCCATTCTTTTTATGCGAGGACAAAAGTATAAAAAATCTTCTCATCTTCCTAATGATTCTTCTTTTTTTATAGTTATTAAAGTACCCACACCTGTTAACACTCTGTTATTTTGAAATGCTTTATAGCACATACTTTATCAATTTGACAATCTTTTAGAGAAATCTCAATACATATATCATTTTTATTCCTATCTTTGCCGACAATTAACATTTAACAAACCTATGAGTTACTTGATAAAACCTAAGAACTACAAACCGCTTCTCGACCTGAAACAGACCGAGCTGGGAATCAAGCAAATAAAAGAGTTCTTCCAATTAAACTTATCATCCGAACTACGCCTGCGACGTGTGACAGCCCCCCTGTTTGTGTTGAAAGGCATGGGTATCAACGATGATTTGAATGGAATAGAACGACCTGTTTCTTTCCCGATAAAAGATTTGGGCGACGCACAAGCAGAAGTAGTTCATTCACTGGCTAAATGGAAAAGACTGACCTTAGCCGATTATCACATTGAACCGGGATACGGTATCTATACCGACATGAACGCAATCCGCTCCGACGAGGAACTGGGTAATCTACATTCACTCTATGTAGACCAATGGGACTGGGAGCGTGTTATTACCGACGAAGACAGAAACGTAAACTTCCTGAAAGAAATCGTTAACCGCATTTATGCAGCCATGATTCGCACAGAATATATGGTATACGAAATGTATCCTCAAATCAAGCCGTGCCTGCCTCAAAAGTTACATTTCATCCACTCCGAGGAGTTACGCCAACTCTATCCGAATCTGGAACCTAAATGTCGTGAGCACGCTATCTGCCAGAAATACGGTGCCGTATTCATTATCGGCATAGGCTGCAAACTGAGCGACGGCAAGAAACATGACGGCCGTGCTCCGGACTACGACGACTACACAACAAACGGCTTGAACGGCCTACCCGGACTAAACGGCGACCTGTTGCTTTGGGACGATGTACTGCAACGTTCTATCGAACTTTCGTCTATGGGTATACGTGTAGACAAAGAGGCCCTGCAACGTCAGTTGAAAGAGGAGCACGAAGAAAAAAGACTGGAACTCTATTTCCACAAGCGCCTGATGAATGACACTCTCCCGTTATCTATCGGTGGAGGTATCGGACAGTCACGTTTGTGTATGTTCTACCTTCGGAAAGCACATATCGGAGAAATACAGGCCAGCATCTGGCCCGAAGATATGCGTAAAGAATGCGAAGAACTTGATATACACCTTATATAATTGCTATGAACGTACAGATAGAAGAAAGTTGGAAAACACATTTGCAACCGGAATTTGACAAGGACTACTTCCGCACACTTACAGAATTTGTAAGAAGCGAATATAGCCAATATCAGATATTTCCTCCCGGAAGGTTGATATTCAATGCTTTCAACCTTTGTCCTTTCGATAAGGTAAAAGTCGTAATCATCGGACAGGATCCGTATCACGGACCGGGTCAGGCACACGGACTTTGTTTCTCCGTTAACGACGGAGTACAATTCCCGCCTTCACTGGTGAATATATTCAAAGAGATCAAAGCAGATATAGGAACAGATGCTCCTACCACAGGAAACTTAACCCGCTGGGCCGAACAAGGTGTACTGCTGCTCAACGCAACACTGACTGTACGTGCACACCAAGCCGGTTCTCATCAAAACCGCGGTTGGGAGACATTTACCGACGCCGCTATTCGTGCCCTGGCAGAAAGCAAGGAGCACCTGGTGTTTATCTTATGGGGCTCGTACGCTCAAAAGAAGGGAGCTTTCATTGACCGGAACAAGCATTTAGTGCTTACCTCTGCACACCCTTCTCCCCTATCCGCCTATAACGGTTTCTTCGGCAACAAGCATTTCAGCCGGACAAATGATTATTTAAAGGCACATGGAGAAACGGAAATCAACTGGTAGTTGAATACAGGTTGAGAGTTGAAAAAGAAAATGGCTGCGCTATTACCCAATGAATAGCACAGCCATTTTCTTTTTCCATAATATTGCAACAATGCAATTATATATCTTTCAACTCTACGCTTATCCTAGTACCACTGGATATTACTTTGCGTCTGGCTTCTCTGTTCATACTTCAAATCCTGAAGAATGCTTGCATTTGCCCGGATAGTAACATTATAATATCTCCACCGTCCGAAAGGTGAAAGACTGGCGGACAAGTTGAAACAGTGCAAATCGCGGGAAATCGTACAAGAAGTTTGTGTGATCTCCTTTGCCTGAAAGTCGTAACCGGAGTTGAATGAAAGCGACCAGTTATTGGATATTTTCACGTTTCCATTCGCGTTGATATTATGTGTATACGTATAAGGATATCTCATAGAATGGCGGTTAATAGGCTTCGTTCTATCTTCACGGATATTGAACGAATAACTAAAACTCAAAGACCAAGGCATTTTGAATACCTGATAACCGTCCGAGTCCGCTTGCGCATTCTCGACCTTCTTAGTGACAGTTCCGTCTTCCTCCGAGCCTTCCGAATCTTCATCATCACCTTCCGGCTTCTTCTTATCCTTATCTTCATCCTCTTTCGGTCCGAACCACTTCTTCCAAGTATCATTATTGAAAGTATAGTTAAATGAAGAACCATATCCCTGGAAACGTCCGAAGCGACCATACGACCACTCCGTCCGGTTACCGGTAACTACATTACCGCTTTTATCAAAAGTATAAGCATACGTAGCAAATGACGCATTCATATTAAAGGTATAACT
The nucleotide sequence above comes from Bacteroides caccae. Encoded proteins:
- the asnA gene encoding aspartate--ammonia ligase, coding for MSYLIKPKNYKPLLDLKQTELGIKQIKEFFQLNLSSELRLRRVTAPLFVLKGMGINDDLNGIERPVSFPIKDLGDAQAEVVHSLAKWKRLTLADYHIEPGYGIYTDMNAIRSDEELGNLHSLYVDQWDWERVITDEDRNVNFLKEIVNRIYAAMIRTEYMVYEMYPQIKPCLPQKLHFIHSEELRQLYPNLEPKCREHAICQKYGAVFIIGIGCKLSDGKKHDGRAPDYDDYTTNGLNGLPGLNGDLLLWDDVLQRSIELSSMGIRVDKEALQRQLKEEHEEKRLELYFHKRLMNDTLPLSIGGGIGQSRLCMFYLRKAHIGEIQASIWPEDMRKECEELDIHLI
- the ung gene encoding uracil-DNA glycosylase, translated to MNVQIEESWKTHLQPEFDKDYFRTLTEFVRSEYSQYQIFPPGRLIFNAFNLCPFDKVKVVIIGQDPYHGPGQAHGLCFSVNDGVQFPPSLVNIFKEIKADIGTDAPTTGNLTRWAEQGVLLLNATLTVRAHQAGSHQNRGWETFTDAAIRALAESKEHLVFILWGSYAQKKGAFIDRNKHLVLTSAHPSPLSAYNGFFGNKHFSRTNDYLKAHGETEINW